The sequence below is a genomic window from Acetobacter vaccinii.
GCAGCCATACCCCCCTGATGCGCCAGGGCGAATGGGTGGTTGAAGCATGAGAAGGTGGAACAGCATGTCTTTTCTCCGTAAGGGATTTCTGGTTCTGGCAGGGGCGCTACCCCTTCTGGCCGCAGGGGTCACACAGGCCCAGACCACAGCCACAAACCGCCCACCGGCTTTGACGCCCGAGCAGGTGGCCATTATGCGGCACGACATGGATACCGCCCTGCATTACAAGCTGGCGCCAGATGTGCTGCCCCGGCTGACGGCAACATTGCAGGCTATTCAGACCGCAGGCATTCAGCCCCCCGCCCGTTATGGCATGTCCCTGGACCAGCAGATCCAGTTTGTGGAGCAGGTCAAGGGGCTGAGCGCCATCCTCAAGGACCACGGCTTTACGCCGCGTGACTTTGTCATGAGCCTGACCTGTGTAGGCCTGACAGGCAGCCTGATGAACATTCCCGCAGGGCAGGAAGCCGGAGGTGATCTGACCAAGCCGGAACCACAGAATGTGGCACTCCTGCGCGCTAACCCCCAGGCGTTGCAGGCTCTTGCCAGTGTGATCCGGGCTGAAAAACCCGCAACGGCCAGTGCCCAGTAGCCACAGGCAGCCTGCTCAGCTTCTGACGTAGCCTCAGGGTGTTGCGTGTTTGGGGGCTGGGCAGGTTGGGTTGGGTGGCAGTGTCAGGGCGTGGAGTGTGCCCTGCATGCGAAAGTCACCAAAATTCATGTCCAGCGCGTCTGACACTCCGTTGGTAAAGACGCGCATCCCCAGTTCGTAAACCGGGGTCATGGCATGGCCTGCCTGCTCAAAAAACGCGATATGCACCTGACTGGAAGCAACATCTGGCGCAGGTGGGGGCAGGGTCGGCAACGGGGCCGGGGCATTGCGGTGTAGGATTGTGGCATATGTGTCCTCCGCCCCATCGGCCACGGTGCCGTCAAACAGCGGACTGGCCAGATCCGCCTTTCCGGCCTGCATGGCGTCGATCAGGTTTGCCATATGGGCCATGGGAAAGACCGTGCCCACGGGCAGGGTCCGTGTGGTGGACAGGGGCTTGTCGTAATGAGCTGTGCCGGAGCCATCCGGGTTCAGGCTGGCCTGCCCATGGAGCGCCTGTAAGAGCTGGCCATCGCGGGTTTCATGCGTGCTGAAGGTCAGATGGCGGCTGTCCGGGCTTTCCAGCGTTGTGTATTCCGACCGCATGTGTGTTGGCCCGTCCTTGCGGGTCACGCTCTGAATATCCAGCGTCTGGCGGGTCACCCATCCCGCGCAGGTTTTCTGCACGGAATAGGCCATGCTGCCCGTGGCGGAGAGGGTTTCTCCCCCCGCACTTTCCACAAGGTTCAGGTCGTAGAGAGCATTT
It includes:
- a CDS encoding EipB family protein → MIRWFFPARAVALLSLLPAFCLSSPLAATPLLAADLASQNALYDLNLVESAGGETLSATGSMAYSVQKTCAGWVTRQTLDIQSVTRKDGPTHMRSEYTTLESPDSRHLTFSTHETRDGQLLQALHGQASLNPDGSGTAHYDKPLSTTRTLPVGTVFPMAHMANLIDAMQAGKADLASPLFDGTVADGAEDTYATILHRNAPAPLPTLPPPAPDVASSQVHIAFFEQAGHAMTPVYELGMRVFTNGVSDALDMNFGDFRMQGTLHALTLPPNPTCPAPKHATP